ttgtaatatttatgttttgtttttatatatgtataatgtttaGCATAATATTattctaattatataaaatatatttctatttttataatatagaaatcattaatatgatatgataatcatcattattatgatGATTTAATGAAAACAACATGATGTGGTAATATACAGGGTCACATTTCCATCTCTGAGGCTGCAGAAATGCCAGAATTCGTTATACAGCTTTTTGCTGGACGCTGGGAGCTCTGAGTCCTCGTGCTCGCCAGCTGCTTCACTGTTCCATTCGCTGCTTTTTGCTACCATCTGCTGGTCCTCAGCTATACAATCCCCCTTCGATGACAATTGCTGCTAGCTGCTGCCATCTTGAGTTCCTGAGtaactattattatatatttttgtattatattgtattgggTTGTAGTATATTATATTAGAAGTTACATTCGAAGTAAGTATTTAGCCCTCACTCTAGCTAACTTCCCCCTTACTACTATATTTTCTCCTAATGGATTTAAGTCTACTTCCTCTGGTTCTGTTCTTCTTGGAGATGAAAAGCAGTTGGCCCCCAACCTCTGTAGATGAACACTTCATTTTCTCAAATTCCACTACCTCTCCCCATCTACCTCCAGGCTTCACTCCAGCTTTTATCCTCTTAGGCTAAAACATTTTCCAGATAAGCAGCCATTTCATTCACTACTAGAATGTAGACATTCTATAGTGAAATGAGCTAGTTATCATTTCATGTCTCTGGCCAAGACATAAATCTGAAGCCTACATTTGTCCAAGTTGTACTCCTGATGGAGCTGTTCTGTCACCCACAAGTCAAGTGAATAGTCATACACAAAAGAGCTATTCCATTGCagtcctttttattttcattagatGCTACTGACTATCAAAGATCTATACCTTATCCTGAAATACTGCCCCATAGGGGAAAAATTATCCATTTGACTGGAACCAATGAATCCACAAGGTTTCTGCAACTGAGTCAATCTGAGTTTGACCTTGCTCCTTAACCCTGAAGGAAGTAGTAATTACTTCATGGAAAGTGAACATGTAAAGAAGGAACAAACATGGCAGCTCTTTAAACATACCAATTCGACAAAccttccagagaaaaaaaaattattaggaaCCTGTAgccttgtcttctgtctctggAGGGatgaatgagatttttttaagaCTTGGAAAATTGTTATAAATAAGAGGTTGGAGAAGGGTCATGATAATTCTGAGATTAAGAGAAACCGAGGCACAAATTCCAAGCATAATCTTTTTATTAGCAAGGCTAGCAATTGCCAGTAGTAGAGGTCAGTGATCCCTCAGTGACAAAAGACACACCTCACAATCAGAGCAGCATTTTGTATAGTTTGATTACATAAGGTCcactgttgtttttcagttgtttcagaagtatccatttgaagttttcttggcacaagtactactttatagatgaggaaaatgaagcaaataccactaagctaagaaatatctggtctgaatttgaactccggtccagtcttcctgacactaTTCCTGGTGTTCTATTTCACTTCTCCAAGGAAAGAAGATTCACTAGTTCCGAATAAATAAAGATTGCCATGAGTTCATAATTATGCCAGCTTACAAAAGGGAGTCTCCAGAATCCATAGTAACAAGGAAAAACACAGGAGTTGAACAATATCCTCTGGGAAGTTCCCCTTCCAGATACCCACCCTGTACTGGAGAGACCCAGGACTAGGAAAAACATCTCCTGACTGGCCTCAATCACTTGCCATCCATCTCCCTTATCTCCTTCAAGAGGAAGGACTAGTTTACAGACCATAATATTTGGGCACGTAGATTCTTACCAGCTCTTCTAATAAGGAGTATACAAAGTACATCCAAATCTAACTCCTAGAAATTGGCTATAGTGATTAATGAAATGCTTAACTATTTATTAACCAATCATCTAAATTTCACTGAAGTTCATATACTTTGTAAAGTATTTCACTTAAAAAGTAATTTGAGGGATCTTCCAGAGGCAGAGCGAAGAAGGTGAAGTAGAGCAAAGAAGCTCTGaatcaccatgagaatcctctccaatcaatattaaaatatccccacaaaacaaatacatgagTGAAAGAGCCAACAAGGAgatagagtgaaacaactttcaagaaaagaaaaacccaaaaagtAGGCAGAGAACAACTGGGGCATTAGGGTGAGAAAGGAGCAGAGTCAACAAGAGGAGGGAAgaacaagccaagagcaagccacaccccGACCCCACATCTACTGTCTCAGGTTCATAATCTAACCCCAAGTCAAAATACAGActctgagaccctgcctgggcaaatagaggtccaaccaacccataccccttgaaacTTCAAACCTGTAGAAAAGTCTAGAGTCCCAGCCTAGGGCAGTTGgtgctgaagtgggctgatctgtgCAGGTGCAGAGGAAGCCAGGAGTCCTGGTCTGGGCTTGGGGTGAGGACATAGACCCCagtttggggtggctgatagtactTGGGGGGGGGACatatctttttgcctaaagctcaggacagagctccaggacagggcaatcaaggatgTGCCTAATTAGAACAAGTACACAGTAAGACCAAAAACTTACACCTAAATCTGAGACTATAATTTGAGTAGTTCCTGACATGATCAAGATCAAAAGAAGATCAAAAGCTTATAACCAAGCCTAAGGCAAGTCTTTGAACTATCAGGATCTCAAGGGTTAATTAAATCAGCATGGGGAGGGACTCTCAGAACTCTCAGCCCTCGAGCCATCACACCATCTTTGAAGAACTAAAACTGGtaaaaactcagaaaataagctaagaatagcatcaaggaaggactaaagtttaagagggtacccaaCCTCCCAGAAAACAAACCCTACCTATAATTAagtagggaaaatgagcaaataacccaaaaaaaagcacttaactctaaagaatttttatggagacaaagaacaaggtagagacacagaaggggacagtgaaaacaaagcaaaaacacacaaaataaaaaagaaatggattggacacagattctgaaagagctcaaaaaagacttcaaaaaccaataaagagaagcagagaaaaagtgggaaagaaaaatgaaagtgatacaagaagaaataggccagttgaaaaaggagaaccaaaaactgacagaggaaaatcaggccatAAAAATCATAACtgagcaactagaaactaatgatttcatgagaaatcaagaaacaatcaagcagagtcaaaggaatgaaaaaaaaaacagaggaaaacatgaaatatcttattgaaaaaacaactgacatggaacatagatccaggagagacaatttgagaactattagactacctgaaagccacaaTAAAAAGTAATTTGGGATCCTCTGTTTATTGAGTTGGTTTTCCTTCTCTGCTCCTAATGCTGTTCTTTGGTCTACTTTTTTCCTCTATTCTCTCCGCTTAGGATGCCAGTCACACTGTTCGAATTTGATTTGCCTCCCACCTAACTAATTCCTCTCAGTCTTCTTTGGTTCACCCTCCTCTTCCTGCCCTTTTTCTAACTGCTATATCCTCAAATACTCTCCTACCagtcttctttatctcttttgtgTTGTCTCCCTGAACAATCTTATCCACTCCTGGGACTCAAATCCTCACTTTTCTACAAAGATGCCCCTATCCATATATTCAGCCCTGATTTTTCTCCTGATATCGCTCTACAAATCCAAGACTGAAAGTATCATCTTCCCCCCtaaaaaaatatatctctttctctcaatTCCTCTATCTTTTAATGGCACCACAATCTTTAGCCAAATATCATACCTGTCATATTATAGCATACCCATGCCATGCATGACACACAAATGGCACACCATAACATACAAAATCCATATTGATGTGTGATATGCCATGACACAAATGCCATTCAGACATCATGTTGTGGCACACCAATGTCATACAATGGCTTATCTATGTCAAGTGTGCATATCATTCAAATATCATGTCATGGCACACAAATAGGAAACTTCACATGACAGCAGTGTTACACCATGTCATGACATAATTGTGCCAACGTCATACCACACCACACCGTGACACATTGCTGTCATGGTATGACATGCAAACAATATGACACATGATGCCACATTACAATATGATATGCTAATGTCATAATGTGTGGCCGACAACTGTCATGTCACATTGTACCATGGCATGACAATGCCATATCACATGATTCAATTACATGGAAGTGTCATGACATGATCCTTCATGATACACAATTGCTACACACATGTTGTGCCATGATGCCCAAATGGCATGGCATGTCAAGAAAATTATACAATACAGCATATGAATATTATTCCATGCCACATCACATAAATGTCACACCAATGTCATGGCACACCATAATACACAAGTGTCCTACCACATCATATAAATGCAAAACAACCCCTGCCTGGGATACAAAGAGGTGCCCAGGTCAGCCCTGGGATGACAATGGAGCAAATCAGAAGCATTATTCTCTgatatttataaaggaaaaggaagaagaggtaaaagatagacaaaaaacagaaaaccagGAAAAAGCTAGAAGGAATTATAGAAAAGGACACACTGTTATCACCCCCAAACCATTCTGCTATCTCTAAGTCCCTTGACCATACTGTTTCAGGAGCTACTCAGTAGATCATTAGAAGCACAAGCTGCTTTGGAGATCCCATGTAAATTTCAGATGTTGCATAAGTGTTTTTTCCCTAAGAGAAAAGGTCACATGACTCCAGACTTCTTTAAGACACAAAGATCTTAGAAGTCAAAAGAGGAATGATAGAAAGCATTCCTGAAGAAGCAATAATGCATTAAGGAGGAAGAATAAGGATATGGAACtcaaagagagatttttttttcccagaccCCAAAGTCATAGTCTTGACTTCTCTAATGATGCTTCCTTCACTCCATCCTTTCCCCAAccaattttaaaagacaaaaacaaaattaatattccTTTCTCCTTATCCCTAAATCCCCCTATAACACTGTTAGGGACATGATTCTCCTATGCAAATCTGAAACTACCATTTCCTGATCCCTGATGAGAATCTGTCCCTACTACCAGCCTACCCAATATCTGACATCAGGGAAATATGTTTAAAACTGCAAAAGtaagtttttcttctttaaagtacACTTTTATAATGTTTTCCAATATTGGCCTTGAATTCAATCATCTTGAAATGTCAGCAACCAAAATTTAAGATGGATGTTACTATTGTGAGAACTATTTATGTAAGAAATGTTAAGGATTGGAAAACACAACTCTATTAATTTGGAAATTACAGAATATTAATTCTATCCAGATTCTGAAAAGTGAAGAGTAAGTAAATTGTAAATAAGAGAAGGTAATTAGGGGAAATGTTTGTGAATTATATAATATACCTTAATTGTTTATTAGGCAGTCCAGATCTTGTTCTGTAAGCTAGTAACTGGGGCTAGAAGATCTGAGAGTGGCATGTTCATAGGATGACAGATTTAGCGCTAAAAGGGATGTCAGGGAATTGCCACTTAGTTCAATCCTTTCACTTTATAAAAGCTAACTTTTAACTATCCTAAGACTTGTGGACCATACTGTACATGCTGATATCATTAATATGTgcagaataaatgtttgttatctACACGAAGATAGGTAGCTCATTGGATATATAGTACTGAATGTGGAGTCAGGATGAtataaattcaaatccatcctcacaCTAGCAttgtgacattggacaaatcacttgacctttgcctcagtttcctcatctgtaaatagaaTAATACATACCTCTAAAGGTAGTTGTGATGACAAAAATTAGGTTATATTTgtaaagatacacacacacacacaaacttcaCTGTTATTCTCTGAAAAGAGACTATCCTAACATCACAAAGATGGTGTAACTTCAAGTAATAAGTCTCAAAGATGAGGTATGTtatcataataatattataatactgTAACTCCAAAAGCCCAGGACAAATTTTTCTATAGCTAATGTGCCTTTTTTATATCTATCTAcatcttaaacccttaccttctattttagtatcaattccaagacagaagatcagcaATGGCTAGGAAATCAGTTAAGTAAcctgccccaggtcacacagttaagcatctgagaccaggtttgaacccaagtcctcccaactccagacctggcactctacctactgagctacctagctactttATGGCTTATATTaacatatttttctctatttataaatatctGTAATCATTAATCATGCAACCACATAAATCcaccaaaaagtatttattgggTTTCTCTTAAGTATCTCTATATTTAGTGTTGTAGAAGAAAAGCAAAGTGTATAAGTTAATGTTCCTGCCACTGCCTAGGTCACTGCAATAGACTTCTCTTGATCTTCACTACTTCTGCTCTCTCCTCCTTCCAAGACTCTTTCATACTACAACTAATTTTTTATGCATAGAAGGGGCCATGTCATCCATCTGTCCCAAACCCTTTAATAACCTCTTATTTTCAACTGAATAAATATCTATCTTCTCATTTAGGCATTCAATTCCCTTAAAATTTATATAGTTATCCTTTAATAATGCAACCTTTTTATACTCTAATCGCCAGATAAACTATATTTCTTACTGTCCTTTAAGGATGGGATGGTGAACCTTCTAGCACCTGAATTTCTTAGAAGCCTTGCATTTTCTCACATTCCTTTATCTTATCTCATTTTTTATAACCAGAATTCCTCTTTCCCCTATCCACCCTCAAAAGCCCAATTCAAATGTGAACTCCACTGCCACCATTTTGAAACTTTGCCTCATTTCTCCAGTAAGCCTAGATCGCCTCAGAACTCACAAAGTATTTTGTTTATGCCTCTTTAACACAATAatgacatattttatattatagttattctTTGAACATACCCCCCACCATAAACTAAATGCCTCCCCAGGGGTGTGCCATTGTCTtgaattttttacatttaaaaatctttcccttttctaGTATCCaacagtgctttgcacacaaACAgtatttaatgtttgttgattaaattATTCATCTTTATTGATTCCTTCAGCAAATTCTGATGTCTTTGGTTGCAATGTGAGATAAAGAGTTGGAggcaaaaaaaaccctatatcCCCAAAAAGATAGTATTCTAACCAGAAGTCAAAGTCTCAGAAGAATCAGAGAAACAAGGGTGGCTGTATTCCAGTCTTAGAAATCCCATCCCTAGCTATCTGATCTCGCCAAACCCAGCTGTGCTTCAATTTGTACATCTATGTAAAGGGACAGtgggaggcgggggggggggggggggggggggtatagaAGGGAGATACCTCAATGACCTACTTCACCATTTCCATTAAAGCATTATACAATTGAGTTCTGTAATTTCAAAGGCacctaggaggcacagtggactgagagctgagcctggaatcaggaagatctgaattcacatTCTACCAGAAACTCgttgtgtaattctgggcaagtcatttaacctctctcggcctcaatttccttaactgtaaaattggAATTGTACACCTTCTTTCCTCAagactgttgtaaggatcaaacgagataatatttgtagagcttagcacagtgcctggtacatagtaggcacttaataaatgcttgcttccaTCTCCAAATCGTTTTTGCACACATCGGGTTCTTTCCACGTAAAAAGtctggcaatttttttttctttttttatatttttaaatgccggagcagctaggtggctcagcgaaTTGAGAGTCAGTCTAGAGGTGGAGACTTCCTAGGTGAATGatctcgggcaagtcacttaagacccattacctagcctttaccgttcttctgccttgaaactaatacatagtgttgattctaagacggaaggcagagttactttttttttttgtactgcaACTTTTTCATCCCGCTAATTTGCGAGCTCTGTTTTGTGGTGCCGAAAACCTTACATCTAAAAACTGAAGATTTGAGTCTTAATTCAAGCGCTGCAACGGACCAGCTTTTATTAACAGGGGGAACCGGCCCGCGTGGCATCCTGGGATCAGTACTTCTAACTGGGCCGCTGGGACTTGTAGTCAATTTATAACAATTTATAACTCCCACACCAAACCTCAGAGTTGGTCTCCGAGTGGCTCGTCCAATCAGTTCTGCAATGCTGCCCCCTGCCGGTCGTGTCCCTAAGCGTCGATGCCCAGAATTCCTGTGACACCGGAAGGAAAACCTTTCGATTTCCTGAAGAGCGTATGCGGAGCTTCACGTGGTCCAAGCTGTTGCTTAGCGGTGCTGATTTCGTCACTGATCCGACCCGGCGGTGAGCTATGGCGGCTAGCAGCGCGGAAGAGGTGCTGGCCCAGGCCGAGCGGGCAGAGGCTGAGAAGCTGCGGCTCATCACGGTTCACAAGGACCTAGAGCTCGAATTCGACCTAGGGAACTTGCTGGCCATTGACCCGAATCCTCCGACAGGCCTGCGGCAGCAGAGCGGGCGGGGGCTGGAGGAGCGGCTTCAGGGACTGGCCCGCGACAACACGCAGCTACTGATCAATCACCTGTGGCAGCTGCCCACGGAGCGCGTGGAGGAGGCCGTGGTGGCCAAGCTGCCCGAACCTAGCCTGCGCTTGCCCCGCGAGAAGCCATTGCCCAAGCCGCGACCGCTCACCCGCTGGCAGCAGTTCGCGCAGTTGAAGGGCATCCGGCCCCGAAAGAAGACCAGCCTGGTGTGGGACGAGGCGAGCAAGCAGTGGCGGCGGCGCTGGGGCTACCAACGGGCCCGCGACGACACGAAGGACTGGCTAATCGAGGTACCCGGCGGCGCCGATCCCAATGAGGACCAGTTTGCCAAGAGGCTTCAGGCCAAGAAAGAGCGCGTGGCCAAGAATGAGCTGAATCGGCTTCGCAATATCGCCCGGGCACACAAGGTACATCTCCCCAGCCAGGGAGGGATGCACCCCACGGGCCACCAGAGCCGAGAAGAGCTGGGCAGAGCAATGCAGGTGGCCAAGGTCTCCACCGCCTCCGTAGGGCGCTTCCAGGAGAGGCTGCCCAAGGAGAAGCCGCCCCGGGGCCCTGGCAAGAAGCGCCAGTTCCAGCCCAACATCGGAGACtttgctgctgagaagaagggaCAGCTGGAGCTGATCAGGGTCATGAACAGCAAAAAGCCCCAAATGGATGTGACTCGGGCAACCAACAAGCAGATGAGGGAGGAGGACAGGGAAGAGGCTGCCAAGAAGAGGAAGATGGCCAAGGGGAGCAACAGAAAGGGCCATGGGGACAAGCGAAAAGGGCGGCCTCTCGGCCcaggggggaaaaggaaagggggaccCCCAGGCCCAGGAAGTAAGCGAAAAGGGGGGTTGGCAGGCCTCGGTGGCAAAAAAGGACAGCGccagggaggaaaaagaagaaagtgatgaATTTTCCTTTCTAATGTGTGTTGTCACTGAGTGCCTTCTTGTGTTCAGGAATCTAAGGATATACAGATATTAAAACCTGACCCTTTTGCCCTCATGAAATTTGTTATATGGTTAAGCACCCAGTTTTGTGGCCTAAAATTTAATTGCCTCAGAATTCAAAGAGATGAATAGAAGACAAAGTAATCAAGGAATATTTGTGAAGGAGCTGGAACTTAAACTGGACTTGAAATGGTTTTCTGGACTTTGAAACTTAAATTGCCTATGACTTTTGGGGGAGGAAGATTGTTGAGGAAGGAATATATTTCAGGTTCTTAGTAAAAGTTAAACATTCCAATTTCAGACCTTAGTTTAAAAGTAACCAATTATAAAGATGAATAAATGTTGAGTTCTTTTCCAAAATGTGTCTAACTGTTTGGGagcttatttcttttaaaatatgaccAGCATTCTAGATTTGCCATTATAGAACAACAAACCTGTGGTGGATGACAACTGCTAGGTTAATATAGAAAGTAGTTTGTTATGGTTGTCTAAGGGGAAATACTTAAACCTGGAATAACTTATATTTTGAATCTACATGATTAGTTATACATTCAAAACACATAAGTGTTCAACTGCAAGCTCCCAGAAGAGACTTGTTAAAAGTCATTAATTAGATTACTCATCCAAATTGGTGGGATCTAAATAAATTATGAGTAAAAATAGCTAGTTGATAGGGGATTTTTCCCCGTCTCCCAAACTGCTTATTATATTATCTCAACCATTTTGGACTGCTTTAGCTATAGTAGAAAGTGCTAGAATGTCCTGCTTAATAACTTAGTATGGTATCCCTAAACAGTAGATACTTAAGCATCCCATATTTTGTTTGCTGAAAGGACTAGaacaaaatacaataaatgaTGCGTTttcactaacatttattaaacatactTTTTGATAGTTACTGGGCTCTGCAAAAGTGAAGGGATTTTGTCAGGAACATACAGGCCTTCATGGAAACACAAAATGGAATATGGTGAGTTCAttgaaaagatcaagaaaattaCAGGAGCCATTTCAGAGATTAGGAGGTAATTCTTTGTGGTCCATAGACATTTTGGGTATATCATCTCACTAGTATTCTCAAAGTTTCCTACAAGTATGGTTCAAacccatatattcatatattttttaactaTAATTCTCCCTGTTTTCCCATAAATCCTCCACTGAGGATCAGCTTGATGTGATAAAAAACCTTCCTATTCCTAATGTGTCAGAATCACTGATGTTCCCAGTGGGACTGTTGTCAAAAAAACTGACACAGCCTACATTTTCTAGCCATTTAGTCAACCTCTGATTActatttaaaatggaaattcaaaCTGATCTGTAGTAAAAGTATATGAATATTAAAGGactgctaggtggttcagtggattgagagccagacctgtagACAGAAGgcccaggattcaaattcaacctcagacatgtCCTGATTTTgtaactggacaagtcacttaaccctaatcgCCTACTTCTcacccctcttctgctttggaatctcTCCCTTGAAACTGATATaaagtatcatttttttttaaacccttactttctgtcttggagtcaatatggtgttggttccaaggagtggtaagggctaggcaatgggggttaaggggttaagtgacttgccattgtgacccagggtcacacagcaaggaagtgtctaaggtcatatttgaacccaggacctcctgtctctaggcctggctctcaatccactgagctacccagctgccccctaaagtatcaattctaagaaataaaaggtgtggggttttttttaagcatatgaatattttaaatgtccCAAGTTGCTGAAAATAAATTTGTATGATCTCTGGCAATCACTGAATT
This sequence is a window from Monodelphis domestica isolate mMonDom1 chromosome 3, mMonDom1.pri, whole genome shotgun sequence. Protein-coding genes within it:
- the RRS1 gene encoding ribosome biogenesis regulatory protein homolog, whose translation is MAASSAEEVLAQAERAEAEKLRLITVHKDLELEFDLGNLLAIDPNPPTGLRQQSGRGLEERLQGLARDNTQLLINHLWQLPTERVEEAVVAKLPEPSLRLPREKPLPKPRPLTRWQQFAQLKGIRPRKKTSLVWDEASKQWRRRWGYQRARDDTKDWLIEVPGGADPNEDQFAKRLQAKKERVAKNELNRLRNIARAHKVHLPSQGGMHPTGHQSREELGRAMQVAKVSTASVGRFQERLPKEKPPRGPGKKRQFQPNIGDFAAEKKGQLELIRVMNSKKPQMDVTRATNKQMREEDREEAAKKRKMAKGSNRKGHGDKRKGRPLGPGGKRKGGPPGPGSKRKGGLAGLGGKKGQRQGGKRRK